In the Pirellulales bacterium genome, one interval contains:
- the lhgO gene encoding L-2-hydroxyglutarate oxidase: MNSVDVLIVGGGIVGLATAYDLTRRYPGRKVVLLEKERELAFHQTGRNSGVLHSGIYYKPGSLRAQNCRSGKLAMEQFCAAEGVAYEICGKVIVAVAEDEIAALERILDRGKANGVKCELIDKSRLAELEPHAQGVAAIHVPESGIIDFPGVCQRLAARTMEAGGSIVRNARVTAMHPQSGSICVSSEGGDFDAKYVVTCAGLQSDRLARMSGQQVEAKIVPFRGEYYELKPQAQHLCRNLIYPVPDPKFPFLGVHFTRLIHGGVECGPNAVLAFAREGYRMRDISIKDLAESLTYPGFLRLAAKHWRTASKELWRSFSKNAFTHALERLVPEIRTEDLTVAPSGVRAQAVARDGSIIDDFWILETECVVNVCNAPSPAATAALNIGKLVVDRLAKRWSS, from the coding sequence ATGAACAGCGTAGATGTGCTTATTGTCGGTGGAGGCATCGTGGGATTGGCGACCGCCTATGACCTAACTCGCCGCTATCCTGGCCGCAAGGTGGTGCTGTTGGAAAAAGAGCGAGAGTTGGCGTTTCATCAAACCGGCCGCAATTCGGGCGTATTGCACTCGGGAATTTACTATAAACCCGGATCGCTACGGGCGCAGAACTGTCGTAGCGGCAAATTGGCGATGGAGCAGTTTTGCGCTGCCGAGGGTGTGGCTTATGAAATCTGCGGCAAGGTGATTGTTGCAGTTGCCGAGGACGAAATCGCGGCACTCGAGCGAATTTTGGACCGCGGCAAAGCCAACGGAGTGAAGTGCGAACTGATCGACAAGTCACGGCTGGCCGAATTGGAACCTCATGCCCAGGGTGTCGCGGCAATCCATGTGCCGGAATCCGGCATTATCGATTTTCCTGGTGTGTGCCAACGGTTGGCAGCGCGGACGATGGAAGCGGGCGGAAGCATCGTCCGTAATGCGCGCGTCACCGCGATGCATCCTCAAAGCGGAAGCATATGTGTATCAAGCGAGGGGGGCGACTTTGACGCAAAGTATGTGGTGACTTGTGCCGGCCTTCAATCTGACCGACTGGCGAGGATGAGTGGCCAACAAGTCGAAGCGAAGATTGTTCCTTTTCGCGGCGAGTACTATGAGCTAAAGCCCCAGGCTCAACATTTGTGCCGCAATTTGATTTATCCGGTCCCGGATCCCAAGTTTCCATTCTTGGGTGTGCATTTTACGCGGCTAATTCACGGCGGTGTCGAATGCGGGCCAAACGCAGTGTTGGCGTTCGCCCGCGAAGGCTACCGCATGAGAGACATCTCGATCAAGGATTTGGCCGAATCACTGACGTACCCAGGCTTTTTGAGATTGGCGGCAAAGCATTGGCGGACGGCGAGCAAGGAACTATGGCGTAGCTTCAGCAAGAATGCGTTCACCCACGCGCTCGAGCGGCTGGTGCCAGAAATTCGCACAGAAGACTTGACCGTCGCCCCGAGCGGAGTTCGCGCGCAGGCGGTGGCGCGCGACGGCTCGATCATCGACGATTTTTGGATTTTAGAAACCGAGTGCGTCGTGAACGTTTGCAATGCTCCCTCGCCGGCGGCCACTGCCGCTTTGAATATCGGCAAACTGGTCGTTGACAGGCTGGCGAAGCGATGGAGTTCGTGA
- a CDS encoding GGDEF domain-containing protein encodes MSMELLFYIVVWVLPSVLIGVFIGFYWGRAPVLIRERRLAQEEREATLKALVTLMESTEQLNTDVGSRNTEIAAVGKSVECLLGDGKMELMQTKLLEKVTEVVEANLRLQDDLVVARYRMDEQARELDRTRVEARTDILSGVDNRKSFDEGLDYLLRNFKRSGAPFSLILCDIDHFNWINDTHGHTAGDLVVNHVGALLKSCLRAGDYVARYGGDEFVLLLPGTSIETAQNVADRIRLEVEWHNFDVGTNKQRVAITFSIGVTSVREGDTAEIIVQRVDRALYKSKQGGRNQTYSLGEAGELQKVGG; translated from the coding sequence ATGTCGATGGAACTCCTATTCTATATCGTTGTCTGGGTGTTGCCGAGTGTGCTTATCGGCGTATTCATCGGCTTCTACTGGGGTCGCGCGCCAGTGCTAATTCGCGAGCGAAGGCTGGCTCAAGAAGAGCGCGAAGCGACGCTCAAAGCGTTGGTCACCCTGATGGAAAGCACCGAACAATTGAATACCGATGTTGGCAGCCGCAATACCGAAATCGCCGCCGTGGGCAAAAGCGTCGAGTGCTTGTTGGGCGACGGCAAGATGGAACTGATGCAGACCAAGCTGTTGGAAAAGGTGACTGAGGTGGTCGAAGCCAATTTACGTCTACAAGACGACTTAGTCGTTGCCCGCTATCGCATGGACGAGCAGGCGCGCGAACTCGATCGCACGCGCGTCGAGGCCCGCACCGATATACTTTCGGGCGTCGATAACCGCAAATCGTTTGATGAGGGGCTCGATTATCTGCTGCGCAACTTCAAACGTAGCGGCGCGCCATTCTCGCTGATCCTGTGCGACATCGATCACTTCAACTGGATTAACGATACACACGGACATACGGCCGGCGATTTGGTGGTTAATCATGTCGGGGCGCTGCTGAAGTCGTGCTTGCGCGCCGGCGACTACGTGGCACGTTACGGCGGCGATGAGTTTGTGTTGCTGCTTCCTGGCACGTCGATCGAAACCGCCCAAAACGTGGCCGACCGAATTCGTTTGGAAGTGGAGTGGCACAATTTCGACGTCGGCACCAACAAGCAGCGAGTCGCCATCACTTTCAGCATCGGCGTCACTTCCGTCCGCGAAGGAGACACGGCCGAAATCATCGTCCAGCGAGTCGATCGGGCTTTATATAAGTCGAAGCAGGGCGGTCGCAATCAGACTTATTCGCTTGGAGAAGCAGGCGAATTACAAAAGGTCGGCGGATAA